The following coding sequences lie in one Synechococcus sp. PCC 7336 genomic window:
- a CDS encoding CHASE2 domain-containing protein translates to MHRLLPPFARLNIFRLLPPTRLRRQLAIIGGLTFGIAGVWLIQQLGDEGLLRLRVSPAVARAVRSFRSANPLPNMELGVQTLFTRMRGYTPPPNSIVILSIDNASMEPVIFEEDIAENPLLAEIGVWPWPRSVHAQALELLMEAGARVVVFDILFSLPSTDTEADLAFARALSKYSDRVVLSAQCENRLDRGQLLLQQTVMPHFWQDNPDLAVGFINVKKESDTAVYELARIHPYNCPLLGRSSRLPSLSEAAAIASGLDAIPNRGEWIYYYGQPNTFPIYSYLDLLVPEVRRKNLQDGAIFRDKIVIVGATADILQDHHLTPWDSMSGPEIQANNLATLLEDRGLRVLPKSWQFLVLIGLGCGGGWLVTRWTTTTKIVLSTAGVVTLWGGIAYLLFLAGWVVPVTVWAGAIVSGIGLFDGVNCAIAERTNRLRLRRTLERYVSAPIAAEIVSQKDDFQQMLKGRNLNVAVLFSDIRGFTTISNQLPPDLLVPQLNRYLGTMVEAITQQQGCVDKFIGDAVMAEFGFPISVGPQQDALNAIKAALAMRKALEQLRQEWQQQGKPLMFNGIGINFGEVVAGNIGSPQRLEYTAIGDAVNVASRVESLTKTLGTDLLVTESVYELVKEAIEVRSRGRHQLRGRSSETELYEVICLKGGSRDLYDRVQTDFANYREQRQSPAELHTSQLDDPSPSGADASIDVTVENV, encoded by the coding sequence ATGCACAGACTGCTCCCCCCCTTTGCCCGCCTCAACATTTTTAGACTCTTGCCGCCCACGCGCCTGCGCCGGCAGCTCGCTATCATCGGCGGGTTAACCTTCGGCATTGCGGGAGTCTGGTTGATTCAGCAGTTGGGAGACGAGGGCCTCCTGCGGTTGCGCGTGTCTCCTGCCGTTGCCAGAGCAGTCCGATCGTTTCGCTCTGCCAATCCGCTGCCCAACATGGAACTGGGGGTACAAACCCTCTTCACCCGCATGCGGGGGTACACCCCTCCCCCTAACTCCATCGTCATCCTCAGTATTGATAACGCTTCGATGGAACCAGTCATTTTTGAGGAGGATATTGCAGAAAATCCTCTACTGGCAGAGATCGGAGTCTGGCCCTGGCCCCGCAGCGTCCACGCTCAAGCGTTGGAGTTACTGATGGAGGCGGGTGCAAGAGTGGTTGTGTTCGACATCTTATTTAGTCTCCCCAGTACCGATACAGAAGCCGATCTTGCTTTTGCCCGAGCCTTATCTAAGTACAGCGATCGCGTCGTTCTGTCAGCTCAATGTGAAAATCGCTTGGACAGGGGACAACTGCTGCTGCAACAAACTGTGATGCCCCATTTCTGGCAAGACAATCCCGATCTTGCCGTCGGATTTATCAACGTGAAGAAAGAATCGGACACCGCTGTTTACGAACTGGCTAGAATTCATCCCTACAACTGTCCTTTGCTCGGTCGCTCCTCTCGACTCCCCTCTCTCTCCGAAGCAGCAGCGATCGCGAGTGGTTTGGACGCTATCCCCAACCGAGGAGAGTGGATTTATTATTACGGCCAGCCCAATACCTTTCCGATCTATTCCTATCTAGATCTGCTCGTCCCCGAAGTGCGTCGGAAAAATTTGCAAGACGGTGCCATCTTTCGCGACAAAATCGTCATTGTAGGGGCAACTGCCGACATTTTGCAAGACCATCACCTCACCCCCTGGGACTCCATGTCCGGTCCCGAAATTCAAGCCAATAATCTGGCTACTTTGCTCGAAGATCGGGGTTTGCGAGTCCTGCCCAAGTCATGGCAATTTCTTGTGTTGATTGGGCTTGGGTGTGGGGGCGGTTGGTTGGTGACCCGCTGGACCACTACCACCAAGATTGTGCTGTCGACGGCAGGGGTGGTAACGCTTTGGGGAGGGATCGCTTACCTCCTCTTTCTAGCGGGGTGGGTGGTGCCCGTGACGGTCTGGGCGGGGGCAATCGTGTCGGGCATTGGCCTATTCGATGGTGTGAATTGCGCGATCGCCGAGCGCACCAACCGCCTGCGCCTGCGCCGCACCCTCGAACGCTATGTATCTGCCCCGATCGCCGCCGAGATCGTCAGCCAAAAGGACGACTTTCAGCAGATGCTCAAAGGCCGCAACCTCAATGTTGCGGTCCTGTTTTCCGATATTCGCGGGTTTACCACCATCTCCAACCAACTGCCGCCCGACCTATTGGTTCCGCAACTGAATCGCTATTTGGGCACGATGGTGGAGGCCATCACCCAGCAACAGGGTTGCGTCGATAAATTTATCGGCGATGCCGTCATGGCCGAATTTGGCTTCCCCATCAGCGTTGGCCCCCAGCAGGATGCCCTCAATGCCATCAAAGCTGCCCTCGCCATGCGCAAAGCATTGGAGCAATTGCGTCAGGAGTGGCAGCAGCAAGGCAAGCCGCTCATGTTTAACGGCATTGGGATTAACTTTGGCGAGGTGGTGGCAGGCAATATTGGTTCGCCGCAGCGGCTGGAATATACGGCGATTGGAGATGCCGTGAATGTGGCCAGCCGAGTGGAGTCCCTGACCAAAACCCTCGGGACCGATTTACTCGTAACTGAATCAGTTTACGAGCTGGTGAAGGAGGCGATCGAGGTGCGATCGCGCGGTCGCCACCAACTGCGGGGGCGCAGCTCCGAGACAGAACTGTATGAAGTGATTTGCCTCAAAGGAGGGAGCCGAGACCTGTACGATCGCGTGCAAACAGACTTTGCTAACTATCGCGAGCAACGGCAATCTCCTGCAGAGCTGCACACCTCTCAGTTGGACGATCCCAGTCCTTCAGGAGCGGATGCGAGTATTGATGTAACGGTTGAGAATGTCTGA
- a CDS encoding IS110 family transposase: MDIINSLQNASPAGPTEAAYIGIDWSDRKHDICLYDVEQQTHEFCIIEHRPETINEWVEGLRKRYGGSRIAICTEQKCGPLIYALCKYDFLVLYPVNPRTVAKYRQAFKPSRAKDDPTDAALLVELLSKHREHLHVWEPQSTELRKLTQLVESRRKLVGDKVRLSNRIIATLKNYYPQVLEWFEDKDTQVFCEFLLEHPTLKAAQAASSEELIKFFHMHNVVRKAAINRRLEQIKDSTPLTEDKSVIETMELLMRTWVQQLKMLLLSIQSFDREIEKIFTTHPDSDLFSSFPGAGPHLAPRLLVAFGEDRSRYTSAQEILCYSGISPVKEKSGKKEWIHWRWSCPTFLRQTFVEWANHSRHYSFWASEFYDRQKQIGKTHQMAIRALAFKWIRIVYRCWQDRQPYDEAKYLMVLKRKGSPLVKNIATEAA, from the coding sequence ATGGATATCATCAATTCTTTGCAAAATGCTTCGCCAGCAGGCCCCACAGAAGCAGCCTACATTGGTATTGACTGGTCTGACCGTAAACACGACATCTGCTTATATGATGTCGAACAACAAACTCACGAATTCTGTATTATTGAGCATCGGCCAGAAACGATTAACGAATGGGTAGAGGGATTACGAAAACGTTATGGTGGTAGTCGCATCGCAATCTGTACAGAACAAAAGTGCGGTCCTCTCATCTATGCCTTATGTAAATATGACTTTCTAGTGCTCTATCCTGTCAATCCCAGAACCGTCGCTAAGTACCGACAAGCCTTTAAGCCCAGTCGTGCCAAAGACGATCCAACAGATGCAGCCCTGCTGGTAGAACTACTGAGCAAACATCGCGAACATCTCCATGTTTGGGAACCCCAGAGTACTGAGTTAAGAAAGCTAACCCAACTTGTGGAAAGTCGCCGCAAGCTAGTGGGTGACAAAGTCAGATTGAGCAATCGAATCATTGCGACATTAAAGAATTATTATCCTCAAGTGTTGGAGTGGTTTGAAGATAAGGACACCCAGGTCTTTTGTGAATTCTTGTTAGAGCACCCAACCCTCAAAGCCGCACAGGCAGCTAGTTCAGAGGAATTAATCAAATTCTTTCATATGCACAATGTCGTTCGTAAGGCAGCAATCAATCGACGCTTGGAGCAAATCAAAGATAGTACACCGCTTACAGAGGATAAGAGTGTGATTGAGACAATGGAGTTACTGATGAGAACATGGGTGCAACAGTTAAAAATGTTACTGCTGAGTATTCAGTCATTCGATCGAGAAATTGAGAAGATATTCACTACTCACCCTGATTCCGATCTATTTTCATCCTTCCCAGGTGCTGGTCCCCACTTAGCTCCCCGCCTATTAGTTGCCTTTGGAGAAGATCGTAGCCGCTACACATCAGCTCAGGAGATATTATGTTATTCTGGCATTTCTCCAGTCAAGGAAAAGAGTGGCAAGAAGGAATGGATTCATTGGCGCTGGAGTTGCCCAACCTTTTTGAGACAGACGTTTGTTGAATGGGCAAATCATTCTCGGCATTATTCATTTTGGGCGAGTGAGTTTTACGATCGCCAAAAGCAGATTGGAAAAACACATCAGATGGCTATTCGTGCCTTGGCATTTAAATGGATTCGTATCGTATATCGATGCTGGCAAGATCGTCAGCCTTATGACGAAGCCAAATACTTGATGGTTCTCAAAAGGAAAGGCTCTCCATTAGTAAAAAATATTGCGACTGAGGCAGCTTAA
- a CDS encoding RluA family pseudouridine synthase, which yields MNRGWIYREQVDRCAAGQTVLAYYTQQHRHSSQTEWLARIEAGQIWLDNRPATAATLLRVGQHLAYRRPPWQEPEVPLGFDIRYEDPDLLVVAKPAGLPVLPGGGFLDHTLLKQLEVRYPQAPPVPVHRLGRGTSGLVLLARSPLAKADLSRQMRDRQIHKLYRALIGPGDLPDRCAIETTIGKVRHPLLGYLYAATETGKFARSDCQVLERRSDATLVEVAILTGRPHQIRIHLASVGYPLLGDPLYAIGGVPKPIPPTSTDKVPLPGDGGYHLHACRLSFNHPRTDRAIAVECLAPEILS from the coding sequence ATGAATCGGGGCTGGATTTATCGAGAACAGGTCGATCGCTGTGCTGCCGGTCAAACCGTCTTGGCCTACTACACCCAACAGCATCGACATTCCAGCCAGACAGAATGGCTCGCCCGGATTGAGGCAGGTCAGATCTGGCTCGACAATCGCCCCGCCACCGCCGCTACCCTCCTTCGAGTCGGCCAACATCTGGCCTATCGCCGCCCCCCCTGGCAAGAGCCCGAAGTTCCCCTCGGGTTTGACATACGCTACGAAGACCCCGATTTATTGGTGGTGGCAAAGCCTGCAGGACTGCCCGTACTGCCGGGAGGAGGATTTCTAGACCATACGCTGCTGAAGCAGCTCGAAGTTCGATATCCGCAAGCCCCGCCTGTCCCCGTGCATCGATTGGGTCGCGGCACTTCGGGGTTAGTCTTGTTGGCGCGATCGCCTCTGGCTAAAGCCGATTTGAGTCGCCAAATGCGCGATCGCCAAATCCATAAGCTCTATCGAGCCTTAATCGGTCCTGGCGATCTGCCCGATCGCTGTGCGATCGAAACGACAATCGGTAAAGTTCGCCATCCCTTGCTGGGATATCTTTACGCTGCGACTGAAACCGGTAAATTTGCCCGCAGTGATTGTCAAGTGCTAGAGCGGCGTTCCGATGCCACCCTGGTAGAGGTGGCGATCTTGACGGGCCGCCCCCACCAAATCCGCATTCATCTGGCTTCAGTCGGCTATCCGCTTTTGGGCGATCCGCTATATGCGATCGGGGGTGTCCCAAAACCCATCCCCCCCACCTCGACGGATAAAGTTCCCCTGCCGGGGGATGGTGGCTATCACCTGCACGCCTGTCGCCTATCGTTTAACCATCCCCGCACCGACCGAGCGATCGCGGTGGAGTGTCTGGCCCCAGAGATTTTATCCTGA
- a CDS encoding ribonuclease H-like domain-containing protein, with product MGLPDFQICDNDISTDILESYSTEPVLAIDTETMGLLPQRDRLCTVQLCDSSEHIVVVRLERGTSSAPNLKMLMEAESVEKIFHFARFDVTALKYHLGIQTQPLFCTKIASKLARTYTDRHGLKDLVKELLGAELDKTSQSSDWGAVYELTEAQLQYAANDVRYLIPARDRLIRMLEREERWDVAQRCFEHIPTRVDLDILGYGNIFNHH from the coding sequence GTGGGTTTGCCAGACTTTCAAATTTGCGATAACGATATTTCGACAGACATTCTGGAGTCCTACTCGACCGAGCCTGTCTTAGCCATAGACACCGAAACAATGGGATTGTTACCTCAACGCGATCGCCTCTGTACCGTGCAACTTTGCGACAGCAGCGAGCACATCGTCGTCGTTCGCCTCGAGCGAGGCACGTCCTCCGCCCCCAATTTAAAAATGTTAATGGAAGCCGAGTCGGTGGAAAAGATCTTCCACTTTGCCCGCTTCGACGTCACTGCCCTGAAATACCATCTCGGCATCCAAACCCAACCCCTCTTCTGCACTAAAATTGCCAGCAAACTCGCTCGCACCTACACCGATCGCCACGGCCTCAAAGATTTAGTGAAAGAGCTGTTAGGCGCCGAACTCGACAAAACCTCGCAATCCTCCGATTGGGGAGCCGTCTACGAACTCACCGAAGCGCAACTCCAGTACGCCGCCAACGACGTTCGCTACCTCATTCCCGCTCGCGATCGCCTGATCCGCATGCTCGAACGAGAAGAACGCTGGGACGTAGCCCAACGCTGCTTCGAACACATTCCCACCCGCGTCGATTTAGACATTCTGGGATATGGCAATATCTTCAACCACCATTAG
- a CDS encoding hemolysin family protein, producing MGEPPSWLAAVAAETASTTSEADILIRLLWVVLLLLVNAFFVAAEFSIVSVRRSRIAQLASQGDANALLIQQEQEQLRQFLSTTQLCITISSLALGWIGAMQVAPLMQIGILAIPGLGGWLERPSVNAGAIAVLLTFSLLTYLQVLLGELIPKTLAIIYSEPTALQLIKLSSWTKLLLLPLISLLDWSSDLLLKLCRIPVPDSATLYDAVTSEELQLLIASSGESGSLEEEERELLANVFEFGDTVASEVMTPRTSIDAIAQGATVRDLLAEVAESNHSRYPVMEESLDTIQGTVQVKDVVGALGREECSLDSAIAPFVKSAHFEHENKRVGELLSEMQEQRLPLVMVVDEFGGTAGLITVRDLVEEIVGRISDDGDGQQEPEFQRVSDSRILVQAQVDLDEVNEELSLELPLQDDYQTLGGFLIYHMQKIPKIGETFVYNNLIFTVVGVDGPRLDRVQIEIVAPAAVEENETLEEAEVAEERSIASPPPPAQS from the coding sequence ATGGGTGAACCTCCATCATGGCTGGCAGCAGTTGCTGCCGAAACCGCCAGTACAACCAGCGAGGCCGACATTCTGATTCGTCTCTTGTGGGTGGTACTCCTACTGCTGGTGAACGCATTTTTTGTGGCTGCCGAGTTTTCCATTGTCTCCGTTCGCCGCTCCCGCATCGCTCAGTTAGCGAGTCAAGGAGATGCCAACGCTCTGTTAATTCAGCAAGAACAAGAACAGCTCCGTCAGTTTCTCTCCACGACGCAACTGTGTATCACCATCTCTAGCTTGGCTTTGGGCTGGATTGGGGCAATGCAGGTGGCGCCCCTAATGCAGATAGGCATCCTAGCCATTCCCGGGCTTGGCGGCTGGCTCGAGCGCCCCTCAGTCAACGCTGGTGCGATCGCTGTACTGCTCACCTTTTCGCTCCTCACCTATCTGCAAGTGCTGCTTGGCGAGTTAATTCCTAAAACCCTCGCCATTATTTATTCCGAACCCACCGCCCTGCAACTGATTAAACTCAGCAGTTGGACTAAGTTGCTGTTACTGCCCCTCATCAGCCTGCTGGACTGGTCCTCTGACTTGCTGCTCAAACTGTGCCGCATTCCAGTTCCTGACTCCGCCACCCTCTACGATGCCGTGACCTCCGAAGAGTTACAGCTATTGATTGCCTCGTCAGGCGAATCCGGTAGCTTGGAAGAAGAAGAACGGGAGCTATTGGCGAACGTGTTCGAGTTTGGAGACACGGTGGCCAGTGAAGTGATGACCCCGCGCACCAGTATCGATGCGATCGCCCAGGGCGCTACAGTGCGGGACTTACTGGCAGAGGTGGCCGAGTCCAACCACTCCCGCTATCCCGTCATGGAAGAATCCCTCGATACCATTCAAGGCACTGTCCAGGTGAAAGATGTGGTGGGGGCCTTAGGCCGGGAAGAATGCAGCCTCGACAGCGCGATCGCCCCCTTTGTTAAAAGCGCCCACTTCGAGCACGAAAACAAGCGGGTGGGAGAACTCCTGTCAGAAATGCAGGAGCAACGGCTGCCGCTGGTCATGGTGGTGGACGAGTTTGGCGGCACTGCCGGTTTAATTACCGTGCGGGATTTGGTGGAAGAAATTGTGGGACGCATCTCCGATGATGGAGACGGTCAGCAAGAACCCGAGTTTCAGCGCGTGAGCGACAGCCGCATCTTAGTGCAAGCCCAGGTGGATCTGGATGAAGTGAATGAGGAGTTATCCCTCGAATTGCCCCTGCAGGACGATTACCAAACTCTGGGAGGCTTTTTAATTTATCACATGCAGAAAATCCCCAAAATTGGCGAAACGTTTGTGTACAACAATCTGATTTTTACCGTTGTGGGGGTAGATGGCCCGCGACTCGATCGGGTTCAGATCGAAATTGTCGCTCCTGCTGCGGTAGAGGAGAACGAGACACTGGAAGAGGCCGAAGTGGCAGAGGAGCGATCGATCGCCAGTCCGCCACCCCCGGCACAGTCTTAA